In the Tetrapisispora phaffii CBS 4417 chromosome 10, complete genome genome, AATTGCCTTTTATCTTTCTTGTCTTTTATCGTTGATTCAAATGTTATGGAGTAAAGACTATGGATTTTGGCAATGATATCGTCATccaatttaattattggtCTTGGCGGTAATGCTGGTAATTTTTGATCTTTGTCTTCAGTTACAAAATATGATTGTACTTGGCAAATATCTTTGATCAGTAGTGTCTTTAAAATGTATAGTATAACAATCTTTGCCTCAATAAATGGGCAAGTTAGTAACGTATCCACAATAAAGTCAAATGATTCTGCTTGAGTTACAGATGCCAATATTTGGGTAATgataaaaagataaattgtTCGAACATTACTATCTGCTTCATTGCGTactttcattaataataattgaagaaaaacatttttaatgtttaaAGGAATTCTAGATAACTGtcttttaatttcagtTGAATTTGAACATTCCATGAAAGAATTAATAATCATGTATCTTGCAACACTTTCAACAAAGACgttattcatattttgtGAGTATATTGAACAACTTGAACAATGCAAATATAAGTAAATACTCTCTTCTAAAGAATAAGTGATAGACACTGCATCATTTTTTGAGAGCATAAACATCCCAAAATACGTTAAAATTGCAAATATTCCAGTAGAAGGATCTTTAAGGTTTGATAAATTCTTAATTTCATGTGTATATGCTAAATGATAAATCAATTCATTCAATTTAGATGCAGGTAAACTCTCAAATTCACCATTAGGTGACTCAAAATTTGTGATATCATTGTATAActcttttgaattattttttatagtCTCGAATTGATTATGTAAGTCTAATCCAAACTTGGTTGCCATATCACAGTACATTTGAACTCGGTTGTTATCGTAAGTATAATCATTGGcatcaatattaaattttttgtcGATACCACTATATATTTGCAAATCACAGCCACTTTCAGTATTACTATAAAGTAACGATATTAACATAAATTGGCCTGACAATAGAATTTTATTGCATAGTCTTATTTCTTCCTCCTTGATGTCTTTATATTCACTTTTCGATAACCCCAGATCAGTTATAAAATCCTTAGGTGGTATTTCTACATGGAAATCCGCGAGGaacttatatattatgGTCTCAAAGCAAACTTGCTCTTTAAGTAATGATAAATTGGTAGTCACGTATTTACGCAAAGCCTCATAAAACATTCGTAAGAATTTAGAAGGGTAGAcagttttaatatttttaaaagatgcAGTACCTAAATTCATGattagaaaaaattgagctaaaaatgataattctGCCAGAGTATCACTTTCTTCATCAATGCCTTCAGATTTATAGAACTGTGCTGTAATGGCAGAAATATCAGAAGTCGATAGCATATCGCAAAACgcaataaaatattcctTTGGATTACTATACttgattattatatcaaagGATTCATTGATTAAAAGGAATATTTCATCTTTTCTCCACTCTATAGGAACATTTTTCTTATCTTTAAACATACATAAACcaataattgattttggAAGATCCCAACCTATTTCATAAACCACATCATGGAATCgattcaattgaatattcaaagcttttaaaaataaataagaCATCTCAGTAGTCGACGCCTCAGATTTACATATGGTCTCACAATAACTGTCGATTATTGTAACCAAGCTAATACAATCTAGCTCCTTATCATTAAACGCATTGTTCAACCTATCACAAAAACCACTACTAACAGTCATTTTGAATTGTAGTTTGTC is a window encoding:
- the TPHA0J01770 gene encoding uncharacterized protein (similar to Saccharomyces cerevisiae YBP1 (YBR216C) and YBP2 (YGL060W); ancestral locus Anc_6.112) gives rise to the protein MTVSSGFCDRLNNAFNDKELDCISLVTIIDSYCETICKSEASTTEMSYLFLKALNIQLNRFHDVVYEIGWDLPKSIIGLCMFKDKKNVPIEWRKDEIFLLINESFDIIIKYSNPKEYFIAFCDMLSTSDISAITAQFYKSEGIDEESDTLAELSFLAQFFLIMNLGTASFKNIKTVYPSKFLRMFYEALRKYVTTNLSLLKEQVCFETIIYKFLADFHVEIPPKDFITDLGLSKSEYKDIKEEEIRLCNKILLSGQFMLISLLYSNTESGCDLQIYSGIDKKFNIDANDYTYDNNRVQMYCDMATKFGLDLHNQFETIKNNSKELYNDITNFESPNGEFESLPASKLNELIYHLAYTHEIKNLSNLKDPSTGIFAILTYFGMFMLSKNDAVSITYSLEESIYLYLHCSSCSIYSQNMNNVFVESVARYMIINSFMECSNSTEIKRQLSRIPLNIKNVFLQLLLMKVRNEADSNVRTIYLFIITQILASVTQAESFDFIVDTLLTCPFIEAKIVILYILKTLLIKDICQVQSYFVTEDKDQKLPALPPRPIIKLDDDIIAKIHSLYSITFESTIKDKKDKRQLTLLLSFLNLMIVLRRQWNLNLLIIIDEQFTKEFQDEPIEEELPEIGFIKISMETLKEFISTSVK